In the Prionailurus viverrinus isolate Anna chromosome A3, UM_Priviv_1.0, whole genome shotgun sequence genome, GCCCTCTGCCAGGACCGAGTTGCACACATTCTTCTGGCTGTGGGGCCTGATCTTTACCTCCTGGACCAGTCCGCCTGCTCCGCAGTGGTGAGGGCCCCGGGTGGGAGTGAaatggaaggggtgagggaggcagTGGGGAATCTCGGAGAAATCAACATCtggtgttcccccccccccccccccccccccggcctgcCCCAGACACCTTTTGGCCTGGCGCCAGGAGTGAGCAGCTTCCTGCAGATGGCCGTCTCCTTCACCTACCGACACCTGGCACTCTTCACAGACACAGGCTACATCTGGATGGGGACAGCATCACTCAAGGTGTGATTCTGGGATGACACGGGGCACCGTGCCTTGTCCAGGAGCGATCTGgtaggggcaggggtggggctttTTAACCAGACTGGTAACTACTGAGACAAGGCCATGGTGTTCCCTGTGCCCTTTCAGGAGAAGCTGTGTGAGTTCAACTGTAATATCCGGGCCCCCCCGAAGCAGATGGTCTGGTGAGGATGGGGGTGTTATGCTGGGGGTGGGCACAGCCTTGTTTCCTGGAACACCTGGATTCATCCTGTCCACTGGCCATGCCAGGTGGAGCTTGCATCTTGTCTTCTCTGCCACTGCATACTTGAGGGAAACCCCTGCCCCCGCTGTGgggccccaggtgcccctgggagctGACAGCACAGCGGGGGAGGGAAGCAGATGTCAATCAGAGAACGGGATAAGGGGTAGCATGTATGTGCAGGGCTCTACCAAGGCAAAGTGGTGTAAGCAGTGATGTGGGAGAATGGGAGATGTGGCTGTGCTGGCTGGCGGTGTCCTGTGTGTCCCAGATGTGCGTGATGCTGCCCACAGGTGCAGCCGCCCTCGCAGCAAAGAGAGGGCCGTTGTGGTGGCCTGGGAGAGGCGGCTAATGGTGGTGGGTGATGCGCCCGAGAGCATCCAGTATCCTTGGAGGACTGCCTGGggacgggggtgggagggaaggagagggaggttcACCTGCCTCGCCCCATTTCTGGATGCTCTTGGGAACCTTGACCAAGCTCAGGTTTGTGCTGGACGAAGACTCCTATTTGGTTCCTGAGCTGGATGGGGTCCGCATCTTCTCTCGTAGCACCCACGAGTTCCTACATGAGGTTCCAGGTGAGGCCCTCACAAGGGCACCATGTGACCCAGGGCAGGATCAGGTCATCGAGTGCTGAGGATTCCCTGCCCCACTAACCCGCACCATCTCCCTCCCCTAGTGGCCAGCGAGGAGATCTTCAAAATTGCCTCGATGGCCCCTGGAGCGCTGTTGTTGGAGGCCCAGAAAGAGTATGAGGTAAAGCCCTGGGCTTCTCCCTGGGCCCCAGGatgttctcctttcctttcttaattGGCTCAGCCCTGTGCCCCTGGCTGGGCATGGTGGACTCAGCCAGGTGCCACTTGTCAAGAGAAGAGTCCGGGCTGGACACTGGGCTGGAGAGAGTCAGCTCAGGTGCACTGAAGTGTCCTCCGTGTGGTGATGGGGAGGCGCAGGGAGCCCTTACTCACCTCAGCCCAGGCACAAGTCAGGGTTACTATCCGGGCCCCTCGCTGGCAGTTGTGGGCTGATACGGGGGGGAGGTATGGGCACCTCAGGTGGACTGCGGGCTGAAGGGGTTTGGACTTTGGCCTCTGCAGCCCCTCCAAACCAGCCCATGTGAAGCACAGTCCAGAGGGACGGGGGACCAGACACGGGGTATTCTCTGTCATGGCACTCCATCCCTGgtacccttcccccacccccagaaagaGAGCCAGAAGGCAGATGAGTACCTACGGGAGATCCAGGAGCTGGGGCAGCTGACCCAGGCCGTGCAGCAGTGCATCGAGGCCGCGGGACATGAGCACCGGCCAGACATGCAGAAGAGCCTGCTCAGGGTTGGCCTGCACAGCGGGGCTGCTGGGGGGCTGGTGCTGGGCAGGGGGTGTGCTGgcaggaggggtgtgtgtgtggtgggggggtaAGATCTCTTGACCTCTGGCTCTTCTCAGGCGGCCTCCTTTGGGAAGTGTTTCCTCGACAGATTTCCACCTGACAGCTTCGTGCGCATGTGTCAGGACCTGCGTGTGCTCAATGCCATTCGGGACTATCACATCGGGATCCCCCTCACTTATAGCCAGTATCCTCAGGCCAGCTACAAGGATGTTTACAGCCAGTGGTGGTAGGCGAAGGGGAGGGACTGAAGATGCTTCCTGAAAGTCCTTGGCAAATAGGGCTTATCCCCCAGCTGGATCCTTAACCAAGTAATTTACAGATATAAGCAGCTCACCATCCAGGTGCTGCTGGACAGGTACAGCAAACCCCAGGGTTCTGGGAGGAGGGCTGTACGTGGGCAGGCGTCACAGCCCCTGCTGGGTTCTTGTGGTCACTGTTCCTCACCCGTTTCTCTGGGATCTGGGAGGCCTGAGTTACAGGCTGGGGTCAGGCTGCCCTCTCTATCCCACCTCACTCTTTTACCCTTTATCCCCTCACCTGCCAGGCTTGTGTTGCGGAGGCTTTACCCCCTGGCGATCCAGATTTGTGAGTACCTGCGCCTTCCTGAAGTGCAGGGCGTCAGCAGGATCCTGGCCCACTGGGCCTGCTACAAGGTGAGGATATAGGGTGGGGTTCAAGGGCATTTAGGGGATTCCAGGCCCTGGTGAGGTATAGGAAATACGAAGTGTAGAGCTGAAGGGGTAGATCGTGATAGAGGGCAAGTGGGGGTGTAGGGTGAAGGGTGAGATCTAGGTGTGTGTGACTACTCCCTCTATCTGTAGGTGCAACAGAAGGACGTGTCCGACGAGGATGTTGCTCGGGCCATTAACCAGAAGCTGGGGGATACGCCTGGCGTCTCTTACTCTGACATTGCTGCACGGGCCTATGGCTGTGGCCGCACAGAGCTGGCCATCAAGGTGTGGGCGCCCAGCCCTGTCCAGATGCTCTGACATTGGTATTAGAGGCCACCAGGCcagctccttctctctgtgcctttctccccaccccacagctGCTGGAGTATGAGCCACGCTCTGGGGAGCAGGTACCCCTTCTCCTAAAGATGAAGAGGAGCAAACTGGCGCTGAGCAAGGCCATTGAGAGTGGGGACACTGATCTGGGTGAGCAGGGTTTGGAGGAGGACCAGGCTGGGGCCCCTGGGCTAAGCAAGGGGCCAGGCTGGAGTCCCTACATCACCTTATTGTCTTTTAGTGTTCACGGTGTTGCTGCACCTGAAAAATGAGCTAAATCGAGGAGATTTTTTCATGACTCTTCGGAACCAGCCCATGGCCCTGAGTTTGTACCGACAGGTGCgccctgggcaggggtggggctggagccTCCTGAGCCCCTGAGTTGGCCTTGCTGACTGCCTGCCTGTCCATGGCCCCAGTTCTGTAAACATCAGGAGCTAGAGACGCTGAAGGACCTCTACAATCAGGATGACAACCACCAGGAGCTGGGCAGCTTCCACATCCGAGCCAGCTATGCTGCAGAGGAGGTCTGAGGTCCACGGCCGGGTGGGGCCCGTGGGCTGGGCTGTCGGTCAGGTTCCTTCTCCAGGGATCTAGGCCTCCTGGTACATGCCCCATCTGGTCCTTCTGCTGCGGGAGATTCTGGGAAGACGTGAGGCCAGGATGGTGGTTGGTCCCAGAGGAGCTAGCCTCCCCCCTGGGGACACCAGAGTGGTGCACCCAGAGGGTAAGGCTGGCCCTGGCAACCCTGGGCACAGGGACCGGGGAGAGAAGTGTACCCTGAATGAGGATGGCTGATTTCCTTTGTGCTGTGAGCTCAGGCTTCCCTTCTTGTGGCTGTAGCGTATCGAGGGGCGGGTTGCAGCTTTGCAGACAGCAGCTGACGCCTTCTACAAAGCCAAGAACGAGTTCGCAGCCAAGGTTTggcttactttcttctttctttctttctttctttctttctttctttctttctttctttctttctttctttctttttatgtttatttgtttttcatagagagagggagagggagagggggagcctgtgccagcaggggaggggcagagagagaaacagagaatccccagcaggctccgcactgccagcgcagaggctgatgcagggctcagcctctgaactgtgagatcatgagctgaaccaaaatcatgagtcggatgcttaatcaactgagccacccaggctcccctcattcCTCGTTTCTGAgaaccccctctcctcctctcccggTCTTTCCTCCTTGTGCCTGTCATCCCCATCCTGCCTCATCTCCATCCCAGGCCACAGAGGATCAAATGAGGCTCCTACGGCTGCAGCGACGCCTAGAAGATGAGTTGGGGGGCCGGTTCCTGGACTTGTCTCTACACGACACGGTCACTACCCTCATCCTTGGAGGCCACAACAAGCGAGCAGAGCAGCTGGCACGTGACTTCCGCATTCCTGACAAGAGGTGGGTTAGGGCAGCTGGCTGCAGATGGGTCCTGGGACCACCTGCCCATCCTGCAATACCTTCAAGCCCAGCTTCCCCGCAGGCTCTGGTGGCTGAAGCTGACTGCCCTGGCCGATCTGGAAGACTGGGAGGAGCTAGAGAAGTTTTCAAAAAGCAAGAAATCACCCATTGGCTACCTGGTGAGACACGGGCCGTCCCTGTGCCCCACCTTCAGGCAGGGTAGTCCTGGGGAGAGAACCAGGCCCAGACATAGGCAGGCAGATGGCCCATTCATGCATCTGTTCAGCTGTCCCACGTAGTTAGCAGGTGCTTCCCGTGTCTGCACACTTGTGGGCCAGATCTGTGGGAGAGCAGGCTGAGTTAGGCCGCAGATGTTGGTGAGAGAAGGAATGAGCTGGTTTCTCCAAGGAGGCCCACAGCCCACACCATATGCCTAAAGGGGAAGGTCTTGTTTGAgtagggggtggaggggcacTGGGAGGGCATGTCCGGGATGCAGTTGGAGGACACCGAGGAGGTTTGTTTTCTGTGGCAGGTGGATCAGTAGGTGGGATAAGGGCAGCCATGAGAGAAAACACAGGCCCCGAGAAGTCAAGAGACTTCTATTGTGAGAGGGTGGCAGCAGATGGTGGAGCCTCAAGGCACTAACAGATCTGTGGTTTAGGTGGTTTCTGCCCTGAGAATGTTGAGATCACAACTGTTGCACATgtcagggagggggtgggatggggttaTATGTACTGAAGGATATATGAAATGCATAGGGGCGGTGTGCCCTTTGGACTTTTTCTCATAAGAGAGAGGATCTGACATACCTTCTCCTTCCACCCCTTCCTCTCTTAAGCCCTTTGTTGAGATCTGCATGAAGCAACACAACAAATATGAGGCCAAGAAGTATGCCTCCCGTGTGGGTCCGGAGCAGAAGGTCAAGGCCTTGCTTCTCGTTGGGTGTGTCATCTGAGAGCCCTGTGGGTGCTGGGTGGCTGAGCCAGTGGGCTGATGAGGGGCATGGTTTGTGCCCTTGGGCAGACCGACACCATCTCCTCTCCTCACAACCACAGGGATGTGGCTCAGGCCGCAGATGTGGCCATCGAGCACAGGAATGAAGCAGAGCTGAGCCTTGTATTATCCCACTGCACTGGAGCCACAGATGGGGCCACGGCCGACAAAATTCAGCGGGCTAGGGCACAAGCCCAGAAGAAGTGAGGGGCTCACCCCACACATCTCCTTGAGCTGTAGCCTTGGCCGAAGCGTCACTGCGCATCCAGCTTCTCCCCCAGAGCTAAGCtgaggagctggggtggggttGGAGCCAGGGGTCTGGATGTAAATAAAATTGGGACATTTTAGAGTGCTTGTCATATGCAGTCCAGCCTAAGCAAAAGCATGCTGGAGGCagaaccatccaggtgcctcagcaGAACTCTATGTGTTTGATTATTTTGGGGCTGAAGGGGGAGCTGCTCGGCAACATTTACAAGAGACTTGCCTCTCTCCACTGTTACAGAAGGAAGCCCCCCTCAAGCTCACAGCCCTTAGGAAGCTTACAGGGGACTGTGCAAAACTCAAGCAGCAGCTCATCAAGAGCCACACTGAAAAgcattatacacatacacataagaaCCATGCCAAACACTTCATCATTGCTATTTCCTTTATTCCACAAGACCGCCCTATGAGATAGGTAACATCACCcccttttacagaagaggaaattgcaGACCGAGGAGGTTTGGTAACAGTGAGTATGTGGCAAAACTGGGATCTGAAACCAGGTTGTGCTTTTGGGGGTCTCAGGGCTTCTCCCTGGCTATTGTGGTGACAGAGGAAGGATGACTAAAATCAGTCCCTCTGAGCAGAGGAGTCTGAGGCAAGGCCCCCGTCTGCACTACAGTAAGGGTTGGAGGACTGATAAGCGTGTGGCCGGTGTGTTCAAGGGTTAGAGGAGAAGCTTCCACAAACCTGCCCACCTCCCCGTGGTGAGCAACTCCTGAGTGGTCTCTGGGCTGAAGAGAAAAGGACGGAAGATCTCAATTCTGCCAAGGAAGAACCACAAACTGGAGTCCCCTGACTCTCCCCTACCCCAAATAGAAGCTTCATCCCCATCAGTAGGAGCCCTTCTTGGCCCTCCAGACCCCATCTCTGGCCTCCAGTTTGCACTCCAGTTACCTTGGCTTCATGCCCTTGTGCCCCCACCCAACACTGAGggcatttccttttcctcttgttGTGCCCTTAGTCTAGGAGAAGGACAAAGAAGGAgaccaaagcccagagggagggcAGGTCTCACTGGAGCTTCTGGCTTTCCCTCCTTAACACCCCTAGAGCTGACTTGAATTGAGTGCTTGAAAAGAGTGACTCAGAGCCTGGTaaggtgtttctttttcttcttttccctccatATGATTTGTAAAAAATGTAAGTTTGAATATCTTCCAAGGGGATATAAATCACACTACAAAGCGGCCATTTGTTATGCTCACCACTTATTACTTGGGGCAAGAATTTGGACAGGATAGAACAGTCGTTTCTGCTTCACGATATTTGGGACATGAGCTGGAAGACTCAAAGGCTGGGGTGACCTGACATCGGGGGGCTGAAATCATCTGAAGGCTTGCTAACTCACAAGTCTGGGGGTTGAAGCTGGTTGTTGACGGGAACCTTGGCTGGCGTCGTGGGCCAGAACACCTGTGACCCAGGAGAGTTCACAACATGGCAGCCGGGTTCCAAGGACGGCCTCCCAAGGGAGCCAGACAGAGCTGTGCAGCCTTCCCAAACCAGCTTTGGAAGTCACACAGGGCCCATGAGTACCTGCCACATTCTGTCAGGTGGGGGGACATTCCCACCCCGTTTCAAGGGCATATAGACTCTTCTTGCTAGGGGAGAGGCAAGGCTCTGGAAGAGTGTGCAGAGCCCACACTGTGGCCAGTTTTGGGAATCCCAGTTAGGCACAGCCCATCAGCCTTCTATCACAATCAGCAGATAGgtccagggagaggaaaagagatcCCAATATTAGGCTCATCATTTGGAGTTCTTCCTCCCCAGGGTTGGCCTCACAATTGCTCACTGCCCTGGCAGTTCTTcgatgcctttttaaaatgttgcctcCAGTTCCTCTAACTGTTCTCAGTGAAAAAGGGTTGGTATTTTGCAACCCAGCGTGCCCTCTCTGGAAAGGGGGCCCTGGGCACTGCATTGAGAATGTACACAGTAAAAAGCCTGCACCCCCAAAGTAACATGCCCCATATGAACTCCTGTGATGTGCAAACATTAAGCACTATACATAGGAAGTTTAGAAATAGGTGAGAAATAACGACATACAAACGAGGCGACTACATAACAGGGTGTATGCATGTGGAGACGCACCAGAATTGTCCCAGGGGAGAGCTGTCGGAAAATTAAAGGCAGCTCTGTGTACTTTTTTGTAACGTTAAACActgattccctccctctcccaataTTTTATCATGACAACTTGCAAACATCTAGTTAAGTTGAAAGAATTTGCATTGAACATCTATGTACCCACCACCTGGATTCTGCCGTTAGCATTTTACTGTACTTACTGTATCATACATTTCTCCATCTATCCATCCCTCTATCCATCTTAAGCTGCGCTTCAAACTAAGTTGCA is a window encoding:
- the VPS16 gene encoding vacuolar protein sorting-associated protein 16 homolog isoform X2: MDCYTANWNPLGDSAFYRKYELYSMDWDLKEELRDCLVAAAPYGGPIALLRNPWRKEKAASVRPVLEIYSASGLPLASLLWKSGPVVSLGWSAEEELLCVQEDGGVLVYGLHGDFRRHFSMGNEVLQNRVLDARIFHTEFGSGVAILTGAHRFTLSANVSDLKLRRMPEVPGLQGAPTCWTALCQDRVAHILLAVGPDLYLLDQSACSAVTPFGLAPGVSSFLQMAVSFTYRHLALFTDTGYIWMGTASLKEKLCEFNCNIRAPPKQMVWCSRPRSKERAVVVAWERRLMVVGDAPESIQFVLDEDSYLVPELDGVRIFSRSTHEFLHEVPVASEEIFKIASMAPGALLLEAQKEYEKESQKADEYLREIQELGQLTQAVQQCIEAAGHEHRPDMQKSLLRAASFGKCFLDRFPPDSFVRMCQDLRVLNAIRDYHIGIPLTYSQYKQLTIQVLLDRLVLRRLYPLAIQICEYLRLPEVQGVSRILAHWACYKVQQKDVSDEDVARAINQKLGDTPGVSYSDIAARAYGCGRTELAIKLLEYEPRSGEQVPLLLKMKRSKLALSKAIESGDTDLVFTVLLHLKNELNRGDFFMTLRNQPMALSLYRQFCKHQELETLKDLYNQDDNHQELGSFHIRASYAAEERIEGRVAALQTAADAFYKAKNEFAAKATEDQMRLLRLQRRLEDELGGRFLDLSLHDTVTTLILGGHNKRAEQLARDFRIPDKRLWWLKLTALADLEDWEELEKFSKSKKSPIGYLPFVEICMKQHNKYEAKKYASRVGPEQKVKALLLVGDVAQAADVAIEHRNEAELSLVLSHCTGATDGATADKIQRARAQAQKK
- the VPS16 gene encoding vacuolar protein sorting-associated protein 16 homolog isoform X1, with translation MDCYTANWNPLGDSAFYRKYELYSMDWDLKEELRDCLVAAAPYGGPIALLRNPWRKEKAASVRPVLEIYSASGLPLASLLWKSGPVVSLGWSAEEELLCVQEDGGVLVYGLHGDFRRHFSMGNEVLQNRVLDARIFHTEFGSGVAILTGAHRFTLSANVSDLKLRRMPEVPGLQGAPTCWTALCQDRVAHILLAVGPDLYLLDQSACSAVTPFGLAPGVSSFLQMAVSFTYRHLALFTDTGYIWMGTASLKEKLCEFNCNIRAPPKQMVWCSRPRSKERAVVVAWERRLMVVGDAPESIQFVLDEDSYLVPELDGVRIFSRSTHEFLHEVPVASEEIFKIASMAPGALLLEAQKEYEKESQKADEYLREIQELGQLTQAVQQCIEAAGHEHRPDMQKSLLRAASFGKCFLDRFPPDSFVRMCQDLRVLNAIRDYHIGIPLTYSQYKQLTIQVLLDRYSKPQGSGRRAVRGQASQPLLGSCGHCSSPVSLGSGRPELQAGVRLPSLSHLTLLPFIPSPARLVLRRLYPLAIQICEYLRLPEVQGVSRILAHWACYKVQQKDVSDEDVARAINQKLGDTPGVSYSDIAARAYGCGRTELAIKLLEYEPRSGEQVPLLLKMKRSKLALSKAIESGDTDLVFTVLLHLKNELNRGDFFMTLRNQPMALSLYRQFCKHQELETLKDLYNQDDNHQELGSFHIRASYAAEERIEGRVAALQTAADAFYKAKNEFAAKATEDQMRLLRLQRRLEDELGGRFLDLSLHDTVTTLILGGHNKRAEQLARDFRIPDKRLWWLKLTALADLEDWEELEKFSKSKKSPIGYLPFVEICMKQHNKYEAKKYASRVGPEQKVKALLLVGDVAQAADVAIEHRNEAELSLVLSHCTGATDGATADKIQRARAQAQKK